A stretch of DNA from Schizosaccharomyces osmophilus chromosome 2, complete sequence:
tacaaCACGTCCTTGAACCTTCTCCTCTTTCTCCTCTTCTAGTGATGTCATGTCCCTCTTATAGAACACGAAAGCAACGGACCTTGGCAAAGTGTTGTTACGCGTCGCGTCTCTATTTAATACTGCCCATCACCGGCTCCTGCTCTTCTCTACCTTTGGGTTTCTTCCTGTACTGTTGctgttgttttgtttttttttctcccATCCACTGGGTTCGTTcgttctttcttccttttcgtCCCGTTTTctcatttcttttgtttttggttttctagttttattttttgattccatTGGACGACCCTCgtctttttcattgaaaatctcttgtttttggtgTCTTCTTTAGCCATTCTTCAGCCACTCTTTGCTTTCCTATTCATACTACTATTCTACTATTCTACCTTCAATCTCAATCTCACCTATTTCTCACGATTGACCATTCCCTCGCAATCACTCCTCTCACTAACGGTTAATCGTCACTCACTGTCTCATCGATTCTTTGTGTGTGCCTCTTTTGTTCGCCGGTTTTCCTCCGATTGCCGCCTGTACCCGACTTATCCTCGGACAAAATTTTGGTTCCTCTTAACGCctaattcttttcattcgCCCTGTTCAGCTTGATTCGCTCTCACCCTTCGGTTGCTTTCTCTGGTGCAgtcatttttgtttgtgtTGGAATTTGCCACCTTTGCTCTTTCCCTTCATAACGTATCGTTTGCTCTCGTTCAAAGTGTCCCTTTGTGCACTGTTTACAATAGAATTACGCTGTCTCTACTCTTCGTTATTCTACCAAGTATATAAATATACTCAGCGCACAACAGCTCCCCTTCTTGTTgtattctctttttatttcgcGTTCTCCCCGttcctccttcttttctttactgTTTTTAGTTACGCTCAGTTTTGGAGCTTTGTCTTAATTAgtgcttctttttgtggCTATTCTCTGCTTTTCTGACAAGCTCTTGTGTACGTCTCTTCTACTCCAATCACatatctttgtttttctcttttccctttttgcttttcaaacATACACAtttcaagtttttgtttgtctCGTTTCCTTTCTCTGAATAGCCTCTTGTCTATTACAATTTTCTCTCTCTCCCGACACAcacatatatatatatatataactttgtttatatccttctttcttttgagaATTCCCCGTTTTTTTTGAAGCGTTCGCAATCTCTTGATTTCCTTGGATTGTCGGTTTATTCGTACCCTTTACGTTTCCCATACTTTCCAttacaaagaaacaacTAAAAcggtttttgttttgttttgtttcattcttctttctattttacctttttccaCATTTTTAAAGGTTTTATTTGcatcttcttttgcattggttcatatttctttttttttcctcattggctaaaaaatttgtattcCAATTAATTTATCACGGTCGCTTTCCCTTTGCatttttgtgtttgttttccttgtttcTTGCGATAATctcaaaattcaaaaacatacttcttgtttgtttattttccaCTTTCTTGTGTgttacttttcttttcattcccTGTTCTTTGAGAAGGTTTCTGTTTCGCCTTCTATTTGATTGACTCTTCCTAGCgtcaattttttgattgtctgttgttttctttactttcttaaaaaaatagtCTCTGCGTTTTCGCAAAGCTTCAGTTTACGTCCGCTTCTCTGTTTATCTTGATTTGTATTtcctattttcttttcttttcggtTTCAAATGTCGATTGATTGCTTATATCAGCGTTCTTTGTTCCATCCCTCGTTCCTGCCTGCCAACCCGAGTTCTTCCGCTGAATCCGTTTTGAAAATGCCAGCTTCCTCGGGTCCCAGCATGCCGGATTACCAATCGTTGGCCCCACCTTTGTTGAAGCGCCCTTCCGTGGCTTCTCCCTATTCATCCGCCACCTCCCCCGTCTCTCCCATCAGCTTTGAACCAAAGAATAACGACACCCTTTGGATGGGAGATCTTGAAAGCTGGATGGATGCTACCTTCTTGCAACAGCTTTGGGCTTCTCTTGGCGAACCCGTCAACGTGAAGGTGATGCGTTCGAAAACTGCCTCTTCCGATGCTTTGATCAGCTACTGCTTTGTTCAATTCGCTTCTTCTGCTGCTGCCGATGTTGCTCTCAGAAAGTACAACAACACCGTCATTCCTGGTGCTCATTCCCTCTTTAAGCTGAATTGGGCTACAGGTGGTGGCATTCATCACGCCAACTATGTCAACAGAGAACCTGAATACAGCATTTTTGTTGGTGATTTGCTTCCTACTACCCAGGATTCcgatcttttttttactttccaTACCATCTATCCTTCTTGTACCTCGGCCAAGATTATCGTTGACCCCGTCACCGGGCTATCCAGAAAGTATGGCTTTGTTCGCTTTTCTAGCGAAAAGGAGCAACAACATGCTCTTATCCATATGCAAGGTTACTTGTGCCATGGCCGTCCCTTGCGTATATCTGTTGCTGCACCAAAGTCTCGTGCTTCAATAGCCGCTGATTCTGCATTAGGGATTGCTTCCAATCCCACCTCCAACAGACAACCCAATCAGGATTTGTGCAGCGTTGATCCATTGAATACCACTGTTTTTGTTGGTGGTCTCTCCAACGACTTGGCAGAGAAGGAATTGCAGCTCTTTTTCCAACCTTTTGGCAAAATCTTGAACATTAAGATTCCTTACGGTAAGGGATGTGGTTTTGTTCAGTTCAATGACAAGTTTGCCGCCGAGCATGCTATTAATGCTTTGCAAGGTGCTTTGCTTGGTTCCTCTCACATTCGTCTTGCTTGGGGACATAATACACTCCCTGCTTCGGCCCTCGAGAGAGCCAGTGATGACAGTGATGAAGCTGCTTTTACAGCTGTTGGGTCAAATAATGCACCTGCTCCCGGCAATTTGGTTGGAGCAAATGCTAGCAACCTCAAGGGTGGTCCAGTTTCTCCTAGAAGTGCTGTTGCTGCCCAGTCTTTGCTTCCCAATTCTATTGTCCATTCCTTGAATGGAATGGAACCTCTGAATGTTACCCCATTATCCCCTCCTCCCTTGTCTCGTTCTGCTTCTATTTCCCCCGCCTTGAGTGGTAGTGCTTCCGGTATGACTCctctttcttccaatttttcTCATAACGGTGGACAGCAAGTACCTTCCTCGGTTTTGCATGCTGCCAGTATGAATACTACACCAAAGCCTCAGGCTAACGTGAAGCTTCCTGAATGGCTGCAATCATATGCCGGGGAAAATCAATCCTCTGCTGGAAGTCAAGACATTTTGGCCTCTCGAATGTCGtctttgaaattgatgGACGATGAAGCGTTTGGTTACCCTGCCGCTTCTATTGGCCGTTCTAATTCTTGGTATCCCTTTGGCAAGGAACGTCAGTCCTCTCTGGTAGATGTTGCTGGcgaaagagaaaagctGGAATCTTTAGTGGATAGACGTTCGATTGGAGCAGGTGCTAGTGTTAGTGCTAAAAATCGGTTAGCCCGCCCTTATTCCTTCGGCCCCAGTGGCTCTCAATTTTTACAACCCACGTATCGCCTCCCCCGTGATGTATGAGTTATTAAAAATAGCTTGTCGATTTTTCTCAAGTTGTGTTTcgatttttccttttaagAACTTCTAATGGGTGTTTGTAATTTTCCATATTTATAATAAtcgcttttttaaaagggATGATTGATTTCCGCTTTTACTATCCTCTGCATTGTTTTAAATCATGATTTCTGTTttctaatttcttttgatcGATTGACTGAGGGTAGTTTACTTTTGGCTTGATGGTTTACGTTGACTATTTTCTATTATATTATTACCTTTTTGATGTCTTCCTGTTTTGTCTTATATTTTACTTTGTCTTCTATGCTGTTTGTCGTTGTAAAGTTTTATTGTCGATATTTTATCGTTGCCCTCCTTGTTTTAAGTTATTGTCGTTTTTAGCGAATTAGGGGTTTTACCTTACTTCgtcattttgtttatttttctctattCATTTGACGTTTTTTTCgaacttttctcttttctcaTTGTTCATAGAATAAATTACAGTGTTTTATCATCTTGAACCCAGTAATAGCAGATATGTGTAGATTGATAGGTTTTCTGTAATCCCACTCTGTGGGCAAGTGAAGAAATAGTGAGGATTGTATAACAGCGAAACTTCTATTTTTAACATTGAAAATACtataaagaaatttgaaatGTGTAGATTATAAGCGCGTCgcttttttgatttatttttattgtagCGAGAGACGTTGCTTCATTTTAAAAAGTGAGAAATCAAGCAGACTGGACATCATATTCTTCAAGtttggatttggaagaGAAAGTAGAGAGAAAATGAGgtcttctttaaaaaaagcaaagccaaaaatcattcaaacTAGCgacaatgaagaagaagaagaaaaaggcaGTGATATGGCTATGAGTCTTTCAAATCGTACGTACgaaaaagtaaatgaaGCCAAAGAGGGAACAAGGATTACTAAATGATTGTAGAAAAACCATCCATCAGGAAGTCCAAGAAAAGGCCGCTCGCGAAAGGAGTCAAGCCAATCGACTTACAAGATGAGGTATGGCATGATTGATGAAAAATGTAAACTAATGCATAAACAGGAACTCAATGAAGGCCTTACAGAAAATGAGAAAGGAACACCATTACCTAGAGTGAAAAAGCCGAATCCTATCGCGACGACACACGATTtgtaagttttttattttttttgaaattgtgAAGGGACAGGGCTAACGAGTGAATTTATTTAGAATATCCAGAAGAAGAGAGGAATTAAATTCATCCAGTGGATATACCGAAAGCTATGttaatgaattaaaatCGAAGAGTCGGCAAACTCCAGTTCAGTATACCGATCAAGGGCAGCTTAGAAAAGAGGAGCCcttaaacaaaaatcaagAGAGCGCTAGCTCACGTATGCTAAATCAAGGAATTTCTGAGGCTTCAATGATACAAGAATTAAGAGACCGCAAAGAACGACAGAGAAATATTGGAATGATGGACGATAATTATATTGCTTTGGACACCGGTCAGCAGGTGTACCTTCCTGGAAAAACCGGTAACGAAGATCGACTACTGCAACATGAAGATGAAGTGGAGGACGAGGGTTATAATGGGTACAACACGTTTgtggaagatgaaaagagtCTTCGAGAACTACATCGGTATAGTCCAGAGACGTTACGAAAAAGATCTATTCAAAATGCGCTCGAAGAAAACGATAAATCCATGGATGAGGGCGAGGACATTACTATGACTGATCCCATTCATGCATGGGAGCAAGCTCAGATTCAAAAAGGAGCATTTGCAGATCCTTCTAGCTTAGCCCAGCTCCCTCCTAGGTTTCCAAATATACTTACTAttgaagaacaaaaacaacGATTGAAAGAAGCTGTGGCTTCTGAGAAACTTCAACAAGAAGAACGTGCAGAAATTATGAAGGGCTTACTCGACCAAGAGAATGAGATTCTACAAGcggaagaaagaattcaacAATCTTTTATGGAGCTAAATAGTCGTATGCTTGAAAATATGCAATCTGCTacctcttcttcctcttaATACTCTTGGGTGTATATTGTATATGAATTTTATCGAATGTTTATGCATGTagatcttttttttcaggTCATTATCACGGCAAAATACTCCATATACTATGACAAAGGAAGTGTAATACAAGGGTAATTGCTTTTGACATTAACAATAAAGTCTTCTCTATATTCGTCACTAAAGATCTAGGGTCTGTActcatttgtttattcagACGATTCAAACAAGTCGGATGGTCTACAAAAAATAGACCACTTGTCCGTGTAGGACACGTGTATAAGTTGTTGTCGTTTACGATTGACGCATAGTGCGACGCTATATATCCATGGTAGTCAGACAAGTGAGAATTGATATCCTCAACTGGTATGTCGGATTCTCCTGATTAACTAAATACGCCCGCGAAACTCTCGCTTACCACCAGAGTGTATTTCGTACCTACTGGACTGGTATAGTTAGTGCTTAAGATGCCTTCTATCTCTCTCATTGTTAGGTCCCTTGTTGAGGATCCCCTATAGACCTGGCGTTGTCAAGTAATCTATAATTGCAGATAAATCTGGTAATGGCGACAATAAAAGTGAGCTACAAAGGAGCTTGGTATCAATAACATGGTGAGAAATACGAAGGCCATTATATTTAACATAGAGCAAGACTTTTACGTTTCCACCCTCAATCAACTACTCaaacatgaaaaaattttttgtttacaagtATGTATTTTCTCTTATAAATCGAGAATTGAGAATTCATTCCTTTCCGTcaactttgaaatttcaatctttgaaaacaagtaacatgttatttattaatcAAAACCGTGAAATTGGCTACAGACTCAAATAGCCAAAAACTTCACAAGGCATAGCTTCAATGGGTTCCAAGAGAAGTTATTCCTCTTTAAATTACGATGTTTCGAGAAAAAGGGTGTTGGATCTCTTGGAGGTTCCTTTAAAGAAACTCACAATTGAAGATCCATCAAGTGGTATGCAAGATATAAAATCGAAAATCTATTTTTAGGCtatgattttatttatttatttattgatATTGATACTAACCGTTGTGTGTAGACCTTGATGTCGATATGGTTCATCGTAATCGGATTGCctattacaaaaacaaatacacCGTCGTCGTCGAAGATTTGGATGCTGAaattgaggaagaagaagatgataaaaagaaaaacagttCTTTGAGTACACCGGAACAATCCAGATTAAAGCTTTCGGTTATATCTCCTTTAGAGAAAAAGCTGAAACGAGATCTATATTGCCTCCTCTATCAACGTCCTTCTATGAAAACGGAGTTGCCTCGTTCTGACTACTCTATTAGCTCTAAATATGCATCTTCCGCTGACTTGCCAGAAGCAGAAAAGCTATTCGAAGAAGGAAGGTCATCCTTCAATACGACCCGTGGAAACGCCTCTTGCAAATCACTCCGATTCTCATGCGACCTTGATTTGGGATAAGTTCGAAACAAAGCATTATTTGTCACGATTTCTTCAACCCTTTGCAAATTCCAGTGCGGTAAAATCAATCAACACAACTGAATCGGAGCACTCAAATGCATTGGTGTGCACTCATATACTATATGGAACAAACTTCACATTCgctttatttattaagtTTTCtatcttctttatttgttcCAATTTTTGGTGGTTTTTATTGTTGGACCCTTATTTACCGTAGTACAATGCTTGACCTAATCTGAATTTATATGAGCACTATGCCTTACGCATGAACCCGTTTTCTTCACTTCAATTTGGGATTCCTAGCATAGTCTTCTTCTGTTATTTATGTCTTGTTTAATGGagttttaaaataaaaattttatcACTGATTGCTCTGTTTTATGAGAAATCGCGAGTAGAGATATGCCTTCAAACCCGTACGAATTAAAGTTGAATAATCACAGTGATAGTAATCGAAAACTATCTCTAAGCATTCCACGATCAAGGTCTTCGACTGGAAGCTCGTCAGTGAACATTGAATCAACTAGTGCGCAAGTTGAATCATCCAGCCATGCAATCGCAAACTCTACTCTGtttaaagacaaaaagtTTCAATGGAATAAGTATTGGCTAAGATGGGGACGTTTAAGAAGAGTTTCAGAGCAATTGCAATCCTCAACGTTGGAACCAAACTCACCTTTAGGGACTGGTACTTGTATTACTCATTCTGGAAATTTGTTGGCGGTGGGAACTTCCAACGGTTGCGTTATATTGAATGATTTAAAAAGTAATACGTCGTATATGCTGGTTCCTGAATTTTCTGGTTCCGAAAGTCCTCTGATGCCGGTAACCTGTCTTGCTATTGCACATACTCATAAAGTGCTTTGTCAAGGACACGCAGATGGGACCTTGTTTGTATGGGATTTGACTCATTCCCCTCCGATTCAACGACATGCCATCCGTCAACTCATGCAGGAAGAATCTGTAGTAACGCATTTAATCTTCAATGGAGTATCCGATAATGTACTCTTATCCGCAAATGCTGCTGGAAAAATGTTTGTTCATGAATTTTACAATCTTTTAATCAATAAACACCATTCAACCTGGGAATACTGCTTTCCGGACGTTCAACCTACGTTTGTTGATCGTTTGGTCGTCGATGCTTCAAGCATTTCCTTTGAAGAATCATATCTAACGTCTGTGAAACATACTTCATTCCTCTTTCTCCAAACCCTTTCTTGTCTTCGCATCATTTCCCTTCTCCCTAAAATATCGTTAGTTTATAAAGTAAGGTATTCCGATAATGAGGTTACCTCTGCTTGCCACGctgtttcttcctttattGTCTCAACCTCTGGGTCTAGATCTAGGACCAGAGCTTTCTTTTGCGTTGGATACAATACTCATATACGCGTATATGCGTTAACCTTTTACCAGGGTGTGTTATCGGCAGAACTATTAAACAAAGCGAATTTTGACTCTCCCGTATGGAAGATATGGTATCTCCCTAATAGTAacattatttttgttttgctaaATGATAAAAGAATACTGTTTTTAAATGGCATCAACCTAGTTGTCATGGGTGTATCTTCATTGTCCGAATATAAACTCCTCACTTGGGATTGGTATCAATCAGCGTTAACGATGCAAGGAATTCCTCATATTGTCTTTCCATATATTAGTTCAAGCTTTACTATATCTCCGAGgtacttattttttcttactcCTGAATCGGTCATTGTGGGTACATTCATTTCACCGAATGATCAACTACAGGTTGCATCTGAGAAAAACAATGTAAAGGATACGCTTAAATTAGGACTTTATTATCATGCGAACTCGAGTTTATTTAGCAAATTTTACTACCCGCCTGATTTACGCCATAAGTTAATGAGTTTGCTGAAGAATTATATCTGCTTATTAATAAAGAGCTTTCCTTCATTTCTGTCTGTGGAATCATCTAGCGTTGACCTTCTTTCTCCACAAGATGCGTTAGAACAATTGCTGCAGCGAGCTGAATTCAATAATCCGGGCTGTTACAATCTCGTGCTTTATTGTTTAAAAGTCGCCCACCTTCTTAAAGATTTGGATTCTTTATTAGATTATATTCTACCTCGCTTTGCCGAAGCAGATGTTTCTTACGTTGTTATGGAAGCATTACTGGATTTAGTACTCCAGCAGAGTTTCAAAACACCTTCTCCtgaattacaaaaattatTGCTTCtatatttggaaaataatGGAAGGCTAGCTTTTGCTGATAGATTGATACCTGCAATTGAACATCGATATTTGGATCTCGATTTTTCAAccaaattttcttcttctaaaggACTATTTAATTCCCTGTGTTACGTTTCGATTTATGCATTCAATGATTACTCCATGCCTCTTGttaattttcttaatttattagttgaagattttaaaaatccATCTGAATGGATTGAATATTGTGTGAATAATGGCTTtcaatatttattatattcCCTCACTGGATTCAAGTACCCCCTATGCGAACCCAATGGAATAAATGAAGCGTACACTGTCACACATAcccttttaaaaataattttctCCCCCAACATATTACCTTTCAAATTATCGGTTCCCGAATCAGGTTCTTTTCCTTATCTTCGCCTCTTTGTTAAGAAAAGGGCAAGGTCATTTTTTGAGTGCATGGAAAATGCTTTTGACTCTCCTTATTTCTCTTTAGACAAGGTAAACATTGCTAAACAGTCCGTTGATACTGTAACTCGTCAATGGGTAATTGAGTGTCTATCACAAATATTTGATACTGCCAATTTTCAATGTGATAGCTATTACATTTTTCTCGCGAATACAGTTGCTAAGTACTCCAAACAAATTTTACTTCCACAGTCATTTTACCTCAGAATTATGGAAGGTCTATGTAGCATTGAAAGCTATCATAAAGATAGCCGGGACACTCAGAAAGCTGTCGAAAACTTGCTTTTAGTTTATGATCCTCCGAACATTGAAAATCTGCTAGACTGTTTCTGGAATAACCACTTTTACCATGCTATTATGACTGTGAGTTATAGCCATAGCTTTTTTGACTCTTATTTCAGAGCAGTTTTAGCCTTGTGggatcaaaaaaaattttctcTATTGATCTTCAAGTCCTCTGAAGCTTTGATCACGATGCTGTTTGATAACCTAAGAATTTTAAAATCCATGCCTGTTCGTTATAACAAATATGTCAAATGTTTAACATTTTTCACCACGGATCTACTAAATATCGACAATGTTACGTTTTTAAGATTGGCTTCAAGTCGGTTAGACAAATCACTTCCTGAAATGATTGAGAATATCTCCGCTAAGACTGTCACCATACAAGCATTGGAGATTTTATATAAGCTATCCACGTATGAAAATTTGCTCCAGTGGTTTGGCCATCGTCGTTTGCTATCTTTTTTCGAAATAGTTTCTGCTACTTCTGGGGATTATGCTGTACTAACATTATTACAAAGTTCGCcagattttaaaaatttggatGGACTgataaatgtttttttacATTATAATTGCTTAGAGGCAAGTATTTACGTTTATCGAGAACTAAAGCAGTATAATCATGCTTTATCTCAAGTTCTGAAATATGTTCAAACAAGGGTTTTCCATGAATCAATTAATGAGTTGAAGAAGGTTGTACCAAAAAATATGGAACGCGAAACTTATTATCTTCAGATCGTCGTGCCACTATATCAAGCGTGCTTAAGTTGTCTTCCACCGGAAGAAGCAGCTAATCTGTGGTTACAGCTTGTGTTCAGCTTGATAAATGTTTATGCAAATTTATCTCGTACTTCTTCACAAAATGGTTCAAATGTCTTACTGtcatttgaagaaaaagttttgaacTGCATTGAGGGTTTATTAAATACTTTTCTTGAGTTGGTACAGCCGAACAAGAGCTTGTTAAATTCTGTGCTTATAAAAATTTGCGCAAAGTCATCTGAAAGTCGCGAATGCAACACGTATATGCGGGATCTATTGCTTAAATTTATGACTGATGTTCACGTAAGCTGCGATTTATATCGAGAGTGCTCTTTACTTTGGGACAGGAAGCAGTTTTATGATACGAAGAGCTCTTTAAGTAAATGTACAATGGGAGTGCTAATAGATGAACCAGACAAAACCAAAGACATGGCTTCAAAGAAACAGAGGATAAAGGTTCTACTTTCTGGGCAAATTCTTCCATGTAGTAATGAATAAATGTGCGGCAATGATTATGATGttttataaattaaataataacttttcaattatCGATACATGATGACCCGTGTACTTTCTGTTCTCTAAcgtttatttaataaataaataataattctTTATAGTGtatgaaaaagttataGTATATGTTtaaaatgcaaaaaaaaaaattcattatccataaacaacaaaataGAGATGAATTGAAGGTAGCAGCTCTCTTCTTTAAACGAGTTCAAACCACTGTTGTATTCCTAATTCaaaatgtcaaaaaaaaaaatttatagaGGAAAATATTTAACATTGAAATTAACAATTCATTAGACGATATATCTCGGTAAACCTAACTGGAACGAGAGGTTTCTTTAGCAGCAGAAATTAGACGTGTAAGCATCTCACCTGCAGCTCCTTGACCGGCCAACCGGCCGAATACAACGCAAGCAAGTAAACTACTTCCTCCCAAACGATTTTCACCATGAAGGCCACCAACAATTTCACCTGCCGCGAACAATCCTTCAATTGGGTGACCTTCCTTAGACAAGACTCTAGCTTGTGAATCTGCCTGTACACCACCCATTGTGTAGTGTAAAACAGGCTCAACCTGACCAATATAGAATTTGTCTGAAATATCAAAGGGTTCTTTTCCAAACTGCTCTCTTCCAAACACGTCTTTTAATTCACCTTGAGAGGCTTTGTTAACCATAGAAAATGTACTTTCGAGGTCCTTAGTTGTACAATTAAGAATCTTCGAAAGCTCTTCAATATCAACTTCCCGCATGAGTCCTTTGAAACTGTAGAATTTGACAAAGTTGGCAACATCGGGAACACACTTGGCAGGTATAACTAATTGGACCGGAGTGTTCAGCTTCATCATTTCGGCAGTGACATAGTCACGATATCCAAGTTCATTGCAAAAGCGTTTTCCCTTATCTGTCATTAGAACCGCACCAGAGCCACGGAGAGCCTCGGCAGCTAGGAATTTTGTCATGGAAGAAGGATCTTTGGGGTCAACCCAACCAGTGGgatgaatttgaatgaGATCCAAGTCTATGGTATTTCCACCAATTGACATAACCATTTTATGACCATCACCGGTGCAATAAGGCCCATTTGTGGTGCTTAATTTGAGGGCCTCAGGGTGATGcaattttaaaagagaTTCATCCGTAAAATCAGCAGCATACCCACCGGTAGCAAGCACCACAGGTCCATAGACGGAATGGAGGGTTCTGTCATTCAAATCCTCATATTCTGCACCAACGACTGTTAATTTAGAAGAGTCGGTGATTAGACGAGTAACACGagtatttttctttatttgcaAACGATCTGGATGCGCAACGGAAAACTTTTCAGTTTTGTCAGCAATAACAAATGCCAAAGGTTTAAAAGGATAATCCGGGTGACTTCCACGATGAGTACGAGCTTGGCTGTGGCCGGCCAAAAGAGAAAGTTCATTCATTTGAAGACCAAAGCGTTCCGTTAACCAATTGACAGCGCTGCCAGATTTACTTGTCAG
This window harbors:
- the ntr2 gene encoding spliceosome complex disassembly protein Ntr2; its protein translation is MRSSLKKAKPKIIQTSDNEEEEEKGSDMAMSLSNQKPSIRKSKKRPLAKGVKPIDLQDEELNEGLTENEKGTPLPRVKKPNPIATTHDLISRRREELNSSSGYTESYVNELKSKSRQTPVQYTDQGQLRKEEPLNKNQESASSRMLNQGISEASMIQELRDRKERQRNIGMMDDNYIALDTGQQVYLPGKTGNEDRLLQHEDEVEDEGYNGYNTFVEDEKSLRELHRYSPETLRKRSIQNALEENDKSMDEGEDITMTDPIHAWEQAQIQKGAFADPSSLAQLPPRFPNILTIEEQKQRLKEAVASEKLQQEERAEIMKGLLDQENEILQAEERIQQSFMELNSRMLENMQSATSSSS
- the osm1 gene encoding fumarate reductase Osm1, producing MLFKRTTTLFAVLGLLFAKAAFKSKPSMSTANNSTQAIVIGGGLAGLSATNTILELGGNVLLLDKNIAFGGNSVKAASGINAAATQLQFDQNIPDSVNTFYNDSILSAKSKANPKLLHTLTSKSGSAVNWLTERFGLQMNELSLLAGHSQARTHRGSHPDYPFKPLAFVIADKTEKFSVAHPDRLQIKKNTRVTRLITDSSKLTVVGAEYEDLNDRTLHSVYGPVVLATGGYAADFTDESLLKLHHPEALKLSTTNGPYCTGDGHKMVMSIGGNTIDLDLIQIHPTGWVDPKDPSSMTKFLAAEALRGSGAVLMTDKGKRFCNELGYRDYVTAEMMKLNTPVQLVIPAKCVPDVANFVKFYSFKGLMREVDIEELSKILNCTTKDLESTFSMVNKASQGELKDVFGREQFGKEPFDISDKFYIGQVEPVLHYTMGGVQADSQARVLSKEGHPIEGLFAAGEIVGGLHGENRLGGSSLLACVVFGRLAGQGAAGEMLTRLISAAKETSRSS
- the csx1 gene encoding RNA-binding protein Csx1 encodes the protein MSIDCLYQRSLFHPSFLPANPSSSAESVLKMPASSGPSMPDYQSLAPPLLKRPSVASPYSSATSPVSPISFEPKNNDTLWMGDLESWMDATFLQQLWASLGEPVNVKVMRSKTASSDALISYCFVQFASSAAADVALRKYNNTVIPGAHSLFKLNWATGGGIHHANYVNREPEYSIFVGDLLPTTQDSDLFFTFHTIYPSCTSAKIIVDPVTGLSRKYGFVRFSSEKEQQHALIHMQGYLCHGRPLRISVAAPKSRASIAADSALGIASNPTSNRQPNQDLCSVDPLNTTVFVGGLSNDLAEKELQLFFQPFGKILNIKIPYGKGCGFVQFNDKFAAEHAINALQGALLGSSHIRLAWGHNTLPASALERASDDSDEAAFTAVGSNNAPAPGNLVGANASNLKGGPVSPRSAVAAQSLLPNSIVHSLNGMEPLNVTPLSPPPLSRSASISPALSGSASGMTPLSSNFSHNGGQQVPSSVLHAASMNTTPKPQANVKLPEWLQSYAGENQSSAGSQDILASRMSSLKLMDDEAFGYPAASIGRSNSWYPFGKERQSSLVDVAGEREKLESLVDRRSIGAGASVSAKNRLARPYSFGPSGSQFLQPTYRLPRDV
- the vps8 gene encoding CORVET complex WD repeat subunit Vps8; its protein translation is MPSNPYELKLNNHSDSNRKLSLSIPRSRSSTGSSSVNIESTSAQVESSSHAIANSTLFKDKKFQWNKYWLRWGRLRRVSEQLQSSTLEPNSPLGTGTCITHSGNLLAVGTSNGCVILNDLKSNTSYMLVPEFSGSESPLMPVTCLAIAHTHKVLCQGHADGTLFVWDLTHSPPIQRHAIRQLMQEESVVTHLIFNGVSDNVLLSANAAGKMFVHEFYNLLINKHHSTWEYCFPDVQPTFVDRLVVDASSISFEESYLTSVKHTSFLFLQTLSCLRIISLLPKISLVYKVRYSDNEVTSACHAVSSFIVSTSGSRSRTRAFFCVGYNTHIRVYALTFYQGVLSAELLNKANFDSPVWKIWYLPNSNIIFVLLNDKRILFLNGINLVVMGVSSLSEYKLLTWDWYQSALTMQGIPHIVFPYISSSFTISPRYLFFLTPESVIVGTFISPNDQLQVASEKNNVKDTLKLGLYYHANSSLFSKFYYPPDLRHKLMSLLKNYICLLIKSFPSFLSVESSSVDLLSPQDALEQLLQRAEFNNPGCYNLVLYCLKVAHLLKDLDSLLDYILPRFAEADVSYVVMEALLDLVLQQSFKTPSPELQKLLLLYLENNGRLAFADRLIPAIEHRYLDLDFSTKFSSSKGLFNSLCYVSIYAFNDYSMPLVNFLNLLVEDFKNPSEWIEYCVNNGFQYLLYSLTGFKYPLCEPNGINEAYTVTHTLLKIIFSPNILPFKLSVPESGSFPYLRLFVKKRARSFFECMENAFDSPYFSLDKVNIAKQSVDTVTRQWVIECLSQIFDTANFQCDSYYIFLANTVAKYSKQILLPQSFYLRIMEGLCSIESYHKDSRDTQKAVENLLLVYDPPNIENLLDCFWNNHFYHAIMTVSYSHSFFDSYFRAVLALWDQKKFSLLIFKSSEALITMLFDNLRILKSMPVRYNKYVKCLTFFTTDLLNIDNVTFLRLASSRLDKSLPEMIENISAKTVTIQALEILYKLSTYENLLQWFGHRRLLSFFEIVSATSGDYAVLTLLQSSPDFKNLDGLINVFLHYNCLEASIYVYRELKQYNHALSQVLKYVQTRVFHESINELKKVVPKNMERETYYLQIVVPLYQACLSCLPPEEAANLWLQLVFSLINVYANLSRTSSQNGSNVLLSFEEKVLNCIEGLLNTFLELVQPNKSLLNSVLIKICAKSSESRECNTYMRDLLLKFMTDVHVSCDLYRECSLLWDRKQFYDTKSSLSKCTMGVLIDEPDKTKDMASKKQRIKVLLSGQILPCSNE
- a CDS encoding Schizosaccharomyces specific protein, whose protein sequence is MGSKRSYSSLNYDVSRKRVLDLLEVPLKKLTIEDPSSDLDVDMVHRNRIAYYKNKYTVVVEDLDAEIEEEEDDKKKNSSLSTPEQSRLKLSVISPLEKKLKRDLYCLLYQRPSMKTELPRSDYSISSKYASSADLPEAEKLFEEGRSSFNTTRGNASCKSLRFSCDLDLG